Proteins encoded together in one Myotis daubentonii chromosome 17, mMyoDau2.1, whole genome shotgun sequence window:
- the LOC132219833 gene encoding secreted Ly-6/uPAR domain-containing protein 2-like isoform X1, translated as MRPVLVLLLLAALCADSARALHCHVCCGHANCESLVECAQTDKYCVITRATNPGGILVMKSCAPTCPNSTVSSDGRALSVFCCQGSQCNRNGAGGLAGGRGALWASASGSLLWALLWAAW; from the exons ATGAGGCCAGTCCTGGTGCTTCTGCTTCTGGCTGCGCTGTGCGCGGACTCGG CCCGGGCCCTGCACTGCCACGTGTGCTGCGGCCACGCCAACTGTGAGTCCCTGGTGGAGTGTGCCCAGACGGACAAGTACTGTGTGATCACGCGGGCCA CCAACCCCGGCGGCATCCTGGTGATGAAGTCTTGCGCCCCGACCTGTCCCAACAGCACCGTGTCCTCGGACGGCCGCGCCCTCTCTGTCTTCTGCTGCCAGGGCAGCCAGTGCAACCGCAacggggctgggggcctggcggGCGGCCGGGGCGCCCTGTGGGCCAGCGCCTCGGGCAGCCTGCTGTGGGCGCTGCTCTGGGCCGCCTGGTGA
- the LOC132219833 gene encoding secreted Ly-6/uPAR domain-containing protein 2-like isoform X2, with amino-acid sequence MARALHCHVCCGHANCESLVECAQTDKYCVITRATNPGGILVMKSCAPTCPNSTVSSDGRALSVFCCQGSQCNRNGAGGLAGGRGALWASASGSLLWALLWAAW; translated from the exons ATGG CCCGGGCCCTGCACTGCCACGTGTGCTGCGGCCACGCCAACTGTGAGTCCCTGGTGGAGTGTGCCCAGACGGACAAGTACTGTGTGATCACGCGGGCCA CCAACCCCGGCGGCATCCTGGTGATGAAGTCTTGCGCCCCGACCTGTCCCAACAGCACCGTGTCCTCGGACGGCCGCGCCCTCTCTGTCTTCTGCTGCCAGGGCAGCCAGTGCAACCGCAacggggctgggggcctggcggGCGGCCGGGGCGCCCTGTGGGCCAGCGCCTCGGGCAGCCTGCTGTGGGCGCTGCTCTGGGCCGCCTGGTGA
- the GML gene encoding glycosyl-phosphatidylinositol-anchored molecule-like protein has translation MLLLCALLLSGLQLGMSKFTYSLRCYECATINTFECSNLMTCDYEIRRCLTVSIRLNSREVLVYKNCTNNCTFVYESEMPPPAPKALRTNSFYWVRCCGLMSCNVGGPTNLERDILPDQTIEEELEGGVCLGGGGLWGALLSCASVLLSSALT, from the exons ATGCTGCTGCTCTGCGCCCTGCTCCTGTCCGGGCTGCAGCTGGGGATGAGCAAAT tcacCTACAGCCTGAGGTGCTACGAGTGTGCGACCATCAACACCTTCGAGTGTTCGAATCTTATGACCTGCGACTACGAGATCAGGCGCTGTCTGACGGTCTCCATCC GCCTAAACTCCCGGGAAGTGCTCGTGTACAAGAACTGCACGAACAACTGCACGTTCGTCTATGAGTCCGAGATGCCGCCCCCAGCCCCTAAGGCCCTGAGGACCAACAGCTTCTACTGGGTGAGGTGCTGCGGCCTCATGAGCTGCAACGTCGGGGGGCCCACCAACCTGGAGCGGGACATCCTTCCCGACCAGACCATCGAGGAGGAGCTGGaagggggcgtgtgcctggggggcggggggctctggGGAGCCCTCCTGAGCTGCGCCTCCGTCCTCCTGAGCAGCGCCCTGACGTGA
- the LOC132219826 gene encoding lymphocyte antigen 6K-like: MTVLLTFLLALGLPRAETNATGTGRQGVLQCHSCEEFYTLSCAKATECEPGNMFCVTVVVRMLVRFFYVSRQCTEYCPVIKAIDLLPYKSYVLLKPTPFLYASCCRTPLCNTDSPTINETEWQYYREAGGAGALRSGGAGLVLLLALAAPLGLRPS; this comes from the exons ATGACGGTCCTCCTCACcttcctcctggccctgggcctgccGCGAGCGGAGACCAACGCCACCGGGACTGGGCGGCAAG GCGTGCTGCAGTGCCACTCGTGCGAGGAGTTCTACACGCTGAGCTGCGCTAAGGCCACCGAGTGCGAGCCCGGCAACATGTTCTGCGTCACCGTTGTCGTGA GAATGCTTGTCCGTTTCTTCTACGTGTCCAGGCAGTGCACGGAGTACTGTCCGGTCATCAAGGCGATCGACCTGCTGCCGTACAAGTCTTACGTCCTCCTCAAGCCGACGCCTTTCCTCTACGCCTCGTGCTGCCGGACGCCGCTGTGCAACACGGACAGCCCGACCATCAACGAGACGGAGTGGCAGTACTACCGGGAGGCGGGGGGCGCCGGCGCGCTGCGCAGCGGCGGGGCCgggctggtgctgctgctggcccTCGCCGCGCCCCTGGGCCTCAGACCGTCCTGA